The proteins below are encoded in one region of Nitrospira sp.:
- a CDS encoding JAB domain-containing protein: MAKQSINRLPIPQFIPRYRITLVAERGHTSPCAVLRDSAAAASALRPYFAGLDREQFLVCCLDAKNASIGVNIVSIGTLTLSLVHPREVFKAAILLNACAIIAVHNHPSGDPTPSPEDRTLTTRLREAGDLLGIRLLDHLILGDNRLYSFADQGWPL; encoded by the coding sequence ATGGCTAAACAATCCATCAACCGACTTCCCATTCCGCAGTTCATTCCACGCTACCGGATCACACTCGTTGCTGAACGAGGACACACCTCTCCGTGCGCTGTTCTTCGCGATTCGGCTGCCGCGGCTTCGGCGCTCCGCCCATACTTTGCTGGTCTCGATCGCGAACAATTCCTCGTCTGTTGTCTCGATGCGAAAAACGCCAGTATCGGCGTGAACATCGTCTCGATCGGCACACTCACTCTCAGTCTTGTGCACCCTCGCGAGGTCTTTAAAGCGGCCATTCTGCTCAACGCCTGTGCGATCATTGCCGTTCACAATCATCCATCAGGCGATCCCACGCCGAGCCCGGAGGACCGTACGCTGACCACACGACTGCGAGAAGCTGGAGACTTACTCGGTATCAGACTGCTTGACCATCTCATCCTTGGTGATAACCGTCTCTATAGCTTTGCAGATCAGGGCTGGCCGCTGTGA